A DNA window from Chryseobacterium sp. MEBOG06 contains the following coding sequences:
- the rmuC gene encoding DNA recombination protein RmuC: MEMIYLLIGFIAGGILGAVILYFALKSTMVSRNSYDELNSLFIKNKSDQENSNLKILELTQNISKEKESNIQQQDLLDDLKNEFSRISAEHSSLTVQFQELKQINLKLTSQIDTHIIEKQLLFAKNSEFSARNEGLQKSLDTQKEEIIKIQEESKLQFENLANKILEEKTEKFTTLNQNNLKNILDPFQEKIADLKNKVNEAYEKENKERFSLAEKVKELAELNQQISDDAKKLTRALKGESKTQGNWGEMILESILEKSGLVKGREYFLEHELRDEDNNALFSEFSGKKMRPDAVIKYPDERNVIIDSKVSLTAFTDLVDETDPDVYALKLSQHLGSIKNHITQLSQKAYDDYGKSLDFVMMFIPSEPAYIAAMQADQNLWNYAYERRILLLNPSNLITSLKLIADLWKREYQNRNSMEIAERGAKLYDKFVGFVENLEKVGRNLDQAKNVYNDAYKQLYTGNDNLVIQTQKLKSLGIKNKKDLPQSLVDNSQNTLDFFNE; the protein is encoded by the coding sequence ATGGAGATGATATATTTATTAATTGGTTTTATTGCCGGTGGAATACTGGGAGCGGTCATTTTATATTTTGCACTGAAGTCAACAATGGTTTCAAGAAATTCTTATGATGAACTGAATTCTTTATTTATCAAAAATAAATCTGACCAGGAAAATTCAAATTTAAAAATACTGGAGCTGACTCAAAATATCAGCAAAGAGAAAGAATCAAATATTCAGCAGCAGGATCTGCTGGATGATCTGAAGAATGAATTTTCGAGAATATCTGCTGAACATTCTTCCCTGACTGTTCAATTTCAGGAATTAAAGCAGATCAATCTAAAACTGACCTCTCAAATAGACACTCACATCATTGAGAAACAGCTTCTTTTCGCTAAAAACTCTGAATTTTCCGCCAGGAATGAAGGTCTTCAGAAATCTTTAGATACCCAAAAAGAGGAAATTATAAAGATCCAGGAGGAATCAAAACTTCAGTTTGAAAATCTGGCAAATAAAATCCTTGAGGAGAAAACAGAAAAGTTCACTACCTTAAATCAGAATAACTTAAAAAACATTCTGGATCCTTTTCAGGAGAAAATTGCCGACCTGAAAAATAAGGTCAACGAGGCCTATGAAAAAGAAAATAAAGAACGTTTTTCCCTTGCCGAAAAGGTAAAAGAGCTCGCAGAACTGAACCAGCAGATTTCCGATGATGCTAAAAAACTTACACGTGCATTAAAAGGAGAAAGCAAAACACAAGGAAACTGGGGCGAAATGATCCTTGAAAGTATCCTTGAAAAATCCGGTCTGGTAAAAGGAAGGGAATATTTCCTGGAGCACGAATTGCGTGATGAAGACAATAACGCTCTATTTTCAGAATTTTCCGGTAAAAAAATGCGACCTGATGCTGTTATAAAATACCCGGATGAAAGAAATGTCATCATAGATTCCAAGGTATCTTTGACTGCTTTCACTGATCTGGTAGATGAAACTGATCCTGATGTATATGCCCTAAAACTAAGCCAGCATCTCGGATCTATTAAAAATCACATTACACAGCTGAGTCAAAAAGCCTATGATGACTATGGAAAGTCATTGGATTTCGTAATGATGTTTATCCCTAGTGAACCCGCTTATATTGCCGCTATGCAGGCCGATCAGAATTTGTGGAACTACGCCTATGAAAGAAGAATTTTATTATTGAATCCTAGCAATCTTATCACTTCTCTGAAACTGATTGCCGACTTGTGGAAAAGAGAGTATCAGAACAGAAACTCCATGGAAATTGCTGAACGTGGTGCCAAATTGTATGATAAATTTGTAGGTTTTGTAGAAAATCTGGAGAAAGTAGGGCGAAATCTGGATCAGGCTAAAAATGTTTATAATGATGCTTACAAACAGCTCTACACAGGAAATGACAATCTTGTGATTCAGACACAGAAACTGAAATCACTAGGCATTAAAAACAAAAAAGATCTTCCACAAAGCCTGGTTGATAATTCACAGAATACGCTGGACTTTTTCAACGAGTAA
- a CDS encoding TrmH family RNA methyltransferase: MLIESFQNDKIKKVTKLLTDNRFRKKSKVFVVEGQQENERAIQYNFVPVEFFICENIFKGALPDGKIHQVSEKVYEKIAYRGSSEGIIGIYEAKENSLSSYIPKENATVIIVEGVEKPGNLGAILRSCEAFGIDALIVADGKTDFYNPNVIRSSVGCLFGMEVYQAENEEALDFLQKNKFNIYTTLMDDSAEDIYKKDFTQRSAVLFGTEHSGLSNFWIGKGKNTLIPMAGSIDSLNLSNAVAITCYESLKQKKG, translated from the coding sequence ATGTTGATAGAAAGTTTTCAAAACGATAAGATAAAAAAGGTCACTAAGCTTCTTACTGACAATAGATTCCGTAAAAAATCAAAAGTTTTCGTAGTAGAAGGGCAACAGGAAAATGAAAGAGCAATACAATATAATTTTGTGCCGGTTGAGTTCTTTATCTGCGAGAATATATTCAAAGGGGCTCTTCCTGATGGGAAAATCCATCAAGTAAGTGAAAAAGTATATGAGAAAATAGCTTACAGAGGAAGTTCAGAAGGTATTATTGGGATATACGAAGCTAAAGAAAATAGTCTTTCATCATATATTCCTAAAGAGAACGCTACCGTAATTATTGTTGAAGGAGTTGAAAAACCTGGAAATCTCGGTGCTATTTTAAGAAGTTGCGAAGCATTCGGAATAGATGCTCTTATTGTAGCAGATGGAAAAACGGATTTTTATAATCCAAATGTAATCAGATCAAGTGTAGGCTGTCTTTTTGGAATGGAAGTCTATCAGGCAGAAAATGAGGAGGCCCTGGACTTCCTTCAGAAAAATAAATTCAATATTTACACCACTCTGATGGACGACAGTGCTGAAGATATCTATAAAAAAGATTTCACACAGCGTTCTGCTGTATTATTCGGTACCGAACATTCCGGGTTAAGTAATTTCTGGATTGGGAAAGGAAAAAATACGCTGATTCCAATGGCCGGAAGTATAGATTCTCTTAATCTGAGTAATGCAGTAGCGATTACCTGCTATGAATCTTTGAAGCAGAAAAAAGGATAA
- a CDS encoding rhodanese-related sulfurtransferase translates to MQLYNTLSAEERAQLIDEAGKERLTLSFYAYAKIEDPKKFRDELFIAWNALDALGRIYVAHEGINAQMSVPADQFEAFRDTLEVYDFMKGIRLNVAVDQDNHSFLKLTIKVRNKIVADGLNDDTFDVTNKGIHLKAQEFNNLLEDPNTIVVDFRNHYESEVGHFEGAITPDVENFRESLPIINEQLQDFKEDKNLLMYCTGGIRCEKASAYFKHQGFKNVFQLEGGIIEYTRQIKEEGIESKFIGKNFVFDHRLGERITDDIISQCHQCGKPCDNHTNCANDACHLLFIQCDDCKAAMENCCSTECLETIHLPLEEQLKLRKGLQVGNKVFRKGKSDALKFKNSGDLPTRPLAKAETKNIRQKIAVKKIILGKAEHYYSKSKIAQFLIENNELSIGDKVLISGPTTGEQEVTITQIYANGGPCETAKEGDQITFELPFRVRLSDKLYKIV, encoded by the coding sequence ATGCAACTGTATAACACCTTAAGCGCAGAAGAAAGAGCTCAACTTATTGATGAAGCTGGTAAGGAACGTCTTACATTGTCTTTCTATGCGTATGCCAAAATTGAAGATCCCAAAAAATTTCGCGACGAATTATTTATAGCCTGGAATGCCCTTGATGCACTTGGCCGTATTTATGTTGCTCACGAAGGTATCAATGCTCAGATGAGTGTTCCTGCAGATCAATTTGAAGCATTTCGTGATACGCTGGAAGTTTATGACTTTATGAAAGGAATTCGTTTAAATGTAGCCGTTGACCAGGATAATCACTCTTTTTTAAAACTGACAATAAAGGTCAGAAATAAAATAGTAGCTGATGGATTGAATGATGATACTTTTGATGTTACCAATAAAGGAATTCACTTAAAAGCACAGGAATTTAATAACTTACTTGAAGATCCCAATACCATTGTCGTAGATTTCAGGAATCATTACGAAAGTGAAGTTGGTCATTTTGAAGGAGCAATTACTCCTGATGTAGAAAACTTCAGAGAAAGTTTGCCGATTATCAACGAACAGTTACAGGATTTTAAAGAAGATAAAAATCTATTAATGTACTGTACAGGAGGAATCCGTTGTGAAAAAGCGAGTGCTTACTTCAAACACCAGGGTTTTAAAAACGTTTTTCAATTAGAAGGTGGAATTATTGAATATACCCGCCAAATAAAAGAAGAAGGCATCGAAAGTAAGTTTATAGGGAAGAATTTTGTATTTGACCACCGATTGGGAGAGAGGATCACAGACGATATTATTTCGCAGTGCCACCAATGTGGTAAGCCTTGTGATAACCATACCAACTGTGCTAATGATGCCTGTCATTTATTGTTTATTCAATGTGACGATTGTAAAGCCGCTATGGAAAACTGCTGTTCTACAGAATGTCTGGAAACAATCCATTTACCTTTAGAGGAGCAGCTGAAACTGAGAAAAGGATTGCAGGTAGGAAATAAGGTTTTCAGAAAAGGAAAATCCGATGCTTTGAAATTTAAAAATTCAGGTGATTTGCCAACCAGGCCTTTAGCAAAAGCTGAAACAAAAAATATCCGCCAGAAAATTGCAGTCAAAAAAATAATACTTGGAAAGGCTGAACATTATTATTCAAAATCAAAAATTGCACAGTTTTTAATTGAAAATAATGAACTTTCAATAGGTGATAAAGTATTAATTTCAGGGCCTACAACCGGAGAACAGGAGGTTACAATTACTCAGATTTATGCAAATGGAGGTCCTTGTGAAACAGCTAAAGAAGGAGATCAAATTACTTTTGAACTTCCGTTCAGAGTTCGTTTGTCTGACAAATTGTATAAAATTGTGTAA
- a CDS encoding sensor histidine kinase has translation MTLRNRFTLISSLSFGIVSIITSAVIFFAYYDSTKIFYFEKLRNTALISAIYYLEKDELPKDRHAQIKKEYNHLIQNNRVAVYNQNNEVTFGQNLHDKNIKPFHLQTVRTNKGVEFMSDNQFYYGIFYPDNQGDFVVFVKSPNDSFQSQILRLSIIMLSVLIIGLLAIYFLSRYLSKVVYKPISNVVERINKVDYNNISTAITSTNTNDEIEDLIRSYNKLLSRISENVLLQQNFINYVSHEFKTPLAAISGNLEVFAQKDRTPEEYREVAKESLENVYEIEKILNNLLLMSGMTKLESSHKPMRVDELIWKIFEKLEATAKEKHSTLIIHLQVTQPSLLEFPGNETLLYLALYNIVENAVKYSYNKPVVITLSENNNQLYIEVKDEGRGIPSDDLAKIYETFYRGKNVDAIRGSGIGLSLSKSIFDHHHVVMKIDSSVNVGTRVLLEFPPHS, from the coding sequence ATGACGCTCAGAAACAGGTTTACCCTTATCTCAAGCCTTTCATTTGGTATTGTTTCTATCATCACATCTGCGGTGATATTCTTTGCCTATTATGACAGTACGAAAATTTTTTACTTTGAAAAGCTTAGAAATACGGCTCTTATTTCTGCTATTTATTACCTTGAGAAAGATGAACTTCCAAAAGACAGACATGCTCAGATTAAAAAAGAGTATAACCATCTTATACAGAATAACAGGGTAGCGGTTTATAATCAGAATAACGAGGTTACATTCGGGCAGAATCTTCATGATAAAAATATAAAACCTTTTCATTTACAAACGGTCAGAACCAATAAAGGAGTGGAGTTTATGTCGGATAATCAATTCTATTACGGTATTTTTTATCCGGATAACCAGGGAGATTTTGTTGTTTTTGTAAAGTCCCCTAATGATTCTTTTCAGTCGCAGATTTTAAGGCTTTCAATTATTATGCTTTCTGTTTTGATCATTGGTTTGCTGGCGATTTATTTTCTGAGCAGATATCTTTCAAAAGTAGTCTATAAACCTATTTCCAATGTTGTAGAACGGATCAATAAAGTGGATTATAATAACATTTCTACTGCGATTACTTCCACCAATACGAATGACGAAATTGAAGACCTGATAAGATCCTACAATAAACTGTTGAGTAGAATTTCTGAAAATGTTTTGTTACAGCAGAATTTTATCAATTATGTTTCGCATGAATTTAAAACTCCTCTTGCTGCAATCTCCGGAAATCTCGAGGTATTTGCCCAGAAAGACAGAACTCCTGAAGAGTACAGGGAAGTTGCAAAAGAATCCCTGGAGAATGTCTACGAGATTGAAAAGATTCTCAATAATCTTCTTTTAATGTCAGGAATGACTAAACTTGAATCTTCTCATAAACCAATGAGGGTAGATGAACTGATCTGGAAAATTTTTGAAAAACTGGAAGCTACAGCAAAGGAAAAGCATTCAACCCTGATCATACATTTACAGGTTACCCAGCCTTCGCTGCTGGAATTTCCAGGAAATGAGACCCTGTTATATCTGGCGTTATATAATATCGTGGAAAATGCAGTTAAATATTCTTACAATAAACCTGTAGTTATTACGCTATCAGAAAATAATAACCAACTGTATATTGAAGTAAAAGACGAAGGACGAGGTATTCCTTCGGATGATCTTGCAAAGATTTATGAAACATTTTACAGAGGGAAGAATGTGGATGCTATCAGAGGAAGCGGGATAGGCCTTTCTTTGTCTAAAAGTATTTTTGATCATCATCATGTTGTGATGAAAATTGATTCCTCAGTGAATGTCGGAACGCGCGTCCTTCTTGAGTTTCCACCCCATTCTTGA
- a CDS encoding response regulator transcription factor: MNVLLVEDDQRISNFLIKGLSEAGYDMTLADSGEKARELLHTYDFDIILMDIMLPGLDGMQLTQIIRFKGNYTPILVLSALNSPDDKIKMLDLGADDYLSKPFHFEELISRIKALTRRNKLSYQKEDQYLSCADITIDTDLHKVTQNGKEIEFSPTEYKLFTFLMENKNKVLSRTHILHKVWGIDFDNSTNVVDVYISYVRNKIDETEHKFIHTVKGTGYLIKD; this comes from the coding sequence ATGAATGTTTTACTGGTAGAGGATGATCAAAGAATCAGTAATTTCCTGATAAAAGGGCTTTCCGAGGCCGGTTATGATATGACCCTTGCCGATTCGGGTGAAAAGGCACGTGAACTTCTTCATACTTATGATTTTGATATTATTTTGATGGATATTATGCTTCCCGGATTGGATGGGATGCAGCTTACTCAGATTATAAGATTCAAAGGGAATTATACCCCGATTTTAGTTTTGAGTGCACTGAACAGTCCTGATGATAAAATCAAAATGCTGGATCTTGGAGCAGATGATTATTTATCAAAGCCTTTTCATTTTGAAGAACTGATCTCAAGGATTAAAGCGTTAACAAGGCGTAATAAACTAAGCTATCAAAAAGAAGATCAATATTTATCCTGTGCTGATATTACAATCGATACAGATCTTCATAAAGTAACACAAAACGGTAAGGAGATTGAATTTTCTCCTACAGAATATAAGCTTTTTACTTTCCTGATGGAAAATAAAAATAAAGTGCTGAGCAGGACTCATATTTTACATAAAGTTTGGGGAATTGACTTCGATAATTCCACGAATGTGGTGGATGTGTACATTTCCTATGTTCGAAATAAGATTGATGAAACCGAACATAAGTTTATCCATACGGTAAAAGGAACCGGGTATTTAATTAAAGACTGA
- a CDS encoding TolC family protein, translating into MKKIFFTLFYIHCFSLFSAQISDTLKISRHEAEAVFLAKNLDIIAQKLEISQAEARAVQAKFWPNPKLSISEVNLWRTYDIEEQPALIGNWGKNTQISAEIEQVIQTAGKRRKNIELQKIEVEGEKYELQEVLRELKKSLRNTITEILYNQEQQKIYQGQIASIEKLTKSYQNQLNLGNISKSEYVRLKAQEIEFKKKLVSLKQEIEDQQVELKALLMLPPSSYLIISDSFVMPEKQLSEVELTQWLEKAKENRPDILISKNKEKHASKNLEIQNAMKTPDVALSIGYDRGGNIMKDFVGLGLSLDLPIFDRNKGNIQEAKLEIEKSKNETRKNMLRSENEIVSVFRNYIRTQEVSAEIDESYESTLDGLLVSHEKNFRLRNISMLEYMDFLDAYIGNKMIILDTKKELNQYYENLQYVVGQDL; encoded by the coding sequence TTGAAGAAGATTTTTTTTACCCTTTTTTATATTCATTGCTTTAGCCTCTTTTCTGCACAGATTTCCGATACACTGAAAATCAGCAGACATGAGGCTGAAGCAGTTTTTCTTGCTAAAAACCTGGATATTATTGCTCAGAAGCTGGAAATTTCTCAGGCGGAAGCCCGGGCTGTTCAGGCAAAATTCTGGCCTAATCCTAAATTAAGTATCAGTGAAGTCAATCTTTGGAGGACTTATGATATTGAAGAACAGCCTGCACTCATCGGAAATTGGGGAAAAAACACCCAGATTTCAGCTGAAATAGAGCAGGTGATCCAAACTGCAGGAAAGAGAAGGAAAAATATTGAACTGCAGAAGATAGAAGTAGAAGGAGAAAAGTATGAGTTGCAGGAAGTGCTGCGTGAGCTTAAAAAGTCTTTAAGAAATACGATCACAGAAATTCTGTATAATCAGGAGCAGCAAAAGATCTATCAGGGCCAGATTGCATCTATTGAGAAATTAACAAAATCTTATCAGAACCAATTAAACCTTGGGAATATCAGTAAATCTGAGTATGTCCGGCTAAAAGCACAGGAGATTGAATTCAAGAAAAAACTGGTTTCGCTGAAACAGGAAATTGAGGATCAGCAGGTAGAGCTGAAAGCTTTACTAATGCTTCCCCCGAGCTCTTATCTAATCATTTCAGACTCATTTGTCATGCCGGAAAAGCAGCTTTCTGAAGTAGAGCTCACTCAGTGGCTGGAAAAGGCCAAGGAAAATCGTCCGGATATTCTTATTTCAAAAAATAAAGAGAAACACGCTTCTAAAAATCTTGAAATTCAGAATGCCATGAAGACTCCAGACGTTGCTCTTTCTATAGGATATGACCGCGGCGGGAATATTATGAAAGATTTCGTTGGGCTTGGATTGTCGCTGGATCTTCCAATCTTCGACCGCAATAAAGGAAATATTCAGGAAGCAAAACTTGAAATTGAGAAAAGCAAAAACGAAACCCGTAAAAATATGCTGAGATCTGAAAATGAAATTGTCTCTGTTTTTAGAAACTACATCCGGACACAGGAAGTTTCTGCAGAAATAGATGAAAGCTATGAGTCTACACTGGATGGACTGCTGGTAAGCCACGAGAAAAACTTCAGGCTGAGAAACATAAGTATGCTGGAATATATGGATTTTCTTGATGCCTACATCGGTAATAAAATGATCATACTCGATACCAAAAAAGAACTTAACCAATACTACGAAAACCTGCAGTATGTTGTGGGACAAGATTTATAA
- a CDS encoding trypsin-like peptidase domain-containing protein, producing MKSTLKKLLPFAVVGVISGATTVGAIQYLGHSSNNGDQSYFTASAPNTSFAGMNTGAVGDDFVKAAKTTVPAVVTIKNYQSRTASRASEQDLFDFFFGDPFGGRGQQKQKQQQAPDNMPSGMGSGVIISPDGYIISNNHVVAGANKLEVVLSNKKSYIATLVGTDPNTDISLLKIEEKGLPYLNFANSDNIEVGQWVLAVGNPLGLNSTVTAGIVSAKGRGIGILGSQGKAANPIESFIQTDAAINPGNSGGALVNTNGELIGINSAIQSTTGYYQGYGFAVPANLARKIVEDIKKFGIVQRGFLGVQSLDLSNDQLVASYNKQFKTNLKVGSGVYVTGFGEKSGAEDAGLKKGDIITKIDNYEITDFADLSMSIGSKRPGDRVQLTYRRDGKESTTTVTLKDQKGGTSTKTKADLSVTEKIGSEFDPLTERFKTEYGLTSGVVAKNVSEGSEMAKIGIVDNYIIIEVNGKPVNSQKDVEKILDKYQGNVQVKFVDDYGRMYTKGFKMP from the coding sequence ATGAAGAGTACTTTAAAAAAACTATTACCATTTGCAGTAGTAGGAGTCATCTCCGGAGCTACTACCGTTGGAGCCATACAATATTTAGGACATTCTTCCAACAATGGAGATCAATCGTATTTCACAGCATCAGCCCCTAACACATCATTTGCAGGAATGAATACAGGTGCAGTGGGTGATGACTTTGTAAAAGCAGCTAAAACGACCGTTCCGGCTGTAGTTACTATCAAAAATTATCAAAGCAGAACGGCAAGCAGAGCTTCAGAGCAGGACTTATTCGACTTTTTCTTCGGAGATCCTTTCGGGGGAAGAGGGCAGCAGAAACAAAAGCAGCAGCAGGCTCCTGATAATATGCCTTCAGGAATGGGTTCCGGGGTCATCATCTCTCCGGACGGTTACATTATCTCCAACAACCACGTTGTAGCAGGTGCCAATAAACTTGAAGTTGTATTAAGCAACAAGAAATCATACATCGCTACATTGGTAGGAACCGACCCTAATACAGACATCTCATTATTGAAGATTGAAGAAAAAGGTCTTCCTTATCTAAATTTTGCGAACTCAGATAATATTGAAGTAGGACAATGGGTACTTGCAGTAGGAAACCCACTTGGATTAAACTCTACTGTTACAGCAGGTATTGTTTCTGCTAAAGGAAGAGGAATCGGAATTTTAGGAAGCCAGGGGAAGGCAGCTAATCCTATTGAAAGTTTCATTCAGACCGATGCAGCCATCAACCCGGGTAACTCTGGAGGAGCATTGGTCAACACGAATGGAGAACTTATCGGGATCAACTCTGCTATTCAGTCTACAACCGGATATTATCAGGGATATGGATTTGCAGTCCCTGCTAATTTGGCAAGAAAGATTGTTGAAGATATCAAGAAATTCGGAATTGTACAGAGAGGTTTCTTAGGTGTTCAGTCTTTAGATCTTTCTAATGACCAACTGGTAGCTTCATACAACAAACAGTTTAAGACTAATCTTAAAGTAGGATCCGGAGTATATGTTACAGGATTTGGTGAAAAGAGCGGTGCTGAAGATGCAGGTCTGAAAAAAGGAGACATTATTACTAAAATAGACAATTATGAAATCACTGATTTCGCAGATCTGTCTATGTCTATCGGAAGTAAACGCCCGGGTGATAGAGTTCAGTTAACTTATAGGAGAGATGGTAAAGAATCTACTACTACGGTTACTCTTAAAGACCAGAAAGGAGGAACTTCTACCAAAACAAAAGCTGACCTTAGCGTAACTGAAAAAATCGGATCTGAATTTGATCCTCTTACTGAGCGATTCAAAACAGAATATGGTCTAACCAGCGGTGTAGTTGCTAAAAACGTTTCAGAAGGCAGTGAAATGGCCAAAATCGGCATCGTAGACAATTACATCATCATTGAGGTAAATGGCAAACCAGTCAATTCTCAAAAAGACGTAGAAAAAATCCTGGATAAATACCAGGGGAACGTACAGGTGAAATTTGTAGATGACTACGGAAGAATGTATACAAAAGGATTTAAAATGCCTTAA
- a CDS encoding 5-formyltetrahydrofolate cyclo-ligase, with protein MQKRKALSTDEAFLLSKRILNQFLAYFKPEEGQKVHLFVPIEKFREIDTQIFINYFLAHNLRVYVPKIADDQLVSIEIFENTVFETNNWGISEPVSSQDSGENNFHYVITPLVYCDAKGNRVGYGKGFYDRLFQNVSLETKKIGVNYFDPEEYIDDVWENDIPLDYLVTPTEVLSFLSGLV; from the coding sequence ATGCAAAAAAGAAAAGCCTTGTCTACTGATGAGGCTTTCTTGTTATCAAAAAGAATATTGAATCAGTTCCTTGCTTATTTTAAACCTGAAGAAGGCCAGAAAGTCCATCTTTTTGTACCTATTGAGAAGTTTAGGGAAATTGACACCCAAATCTTCATCAATTATTTTCTAGCACATAATCTACGCGTTTATGTGCCTAAAATTGCCGATGATCAGCTTGTCAGTATTGAAATTTTTGAAAATACTGTGTTTGAAACAAATAACTGGGGGATTTCGGAACCTGTTTCAAGCCAGGATTCCGGAGAAAATAATTTCCATTATGTAATTACCCCTTTGGTGTATTGTGATGCAAAAGGAAACAGGGTAGGATATGGAAAAGGTTTTTATGACAGACTTTTCCAAAATGTATCATTAGAAACAAAAAAAATCGGAGTCAATTATTTTGACCCCGAAGAATATATCGATGATGTCTGGGAAAATGATATTCCTCTGGACTATTTGGTAACGCCTACAGAAGTGCTGTCTTTTTTAAGTGGTTTGGTATAA